The segment GAAGCAGTGTTATCTGTTCTTCGGATGTGTACACCGAGAGTATAGGGAGAAAATTGTTGGCTCAAATGATCTATACGAGCTTGAATCGGAGGTAGAGGTATGAACAATTGGCGAAGCAGACCATAGGAATAGTCTAAAAAATTGGTGTATGAGGCCATATAGACATTCCCTTGTTGTATCCAATGCTCAAAGTCAAACTGCTGCTTGCATAAAGGAGTAATAGATTTTTCATAAAGACAAGTTTTGAATAATATCTTTTGAAAAAACAAAGGTATGTTCATATTTCGTTTTCTTGGCCGATCGTACAAAATATGATCAGTAAGAGTAGCTTCGCGTAAATGAGCGTTTTGTATATTTATTGGGCAGAACAAGGTCTTGAAGGGTGCATGCAATGCCCAATCTTGAAACCAGACAATATCAATAATCGTATTTGTCTTTTGTGCTAACGTAACTGCAGATGAAACAGCTCTCATGCGATTGGCCAATCCGCCAACGGGTATAAACATAAATTTATGCATACAATTGTGTTTTAGAATGCAAATTTAAAGAACTTCCTAAACCTTTTCGTATTTTTGTGTAGGGAATAAGTTAATTTGTCTAAGTTTATTTTATATTCTTGGAGAATAAATAGATAATAATAGTTCTCTTTCGTTTAGAAAAAGTATTAAATGATTATGTAGAAATAATCTATGAAAAGAAACATAGCAATTATATTAGCCGGAGGCGTAGGAAGTCGATTAGGACTATCTACCCCCAAACAATTTTTCAAAGTCGCAGGGAAAATGGTGGTGGAACATACAATAGATGTATTTGAATGTAATCCCCATATCGACGAAATAGCGATTGTATCGAATCCGTTTTATATTTCAGAATTTGAAAATATAGTCATAAAAAACGGATGGCGTAAGGTGAAGAAAATCCTGAAAGGAGGGGCAGAGCGTTATCATTCAAGTCTTTCTGCAATCCAGGCATATGCTGATCAGCAAGTTAATTTAATATTTCATGATGCTGTACGTCCTCTGGTTAGTCAGCGCATCATTAATGATGTGGTAGAGGCTTTAGCAACCTATCATGCTATTGATGTGGCATTGCCTTCTGCGGATACAATTATAGAGGTAGAAGGAGATTTTATCCATCAAATACCAGATCGTTCTCGATTACGTAGAGGGCAGACTCCTCAGGCTTTTGATATTGAAATAATCAAACAAGCTTATCAGATCGCATTGAAAGATCCAGCTTTTAAAGTGACAGATGATTGTGGTGTCGTCAAAAAATATTTACCGCATATTCCTATTTATGTGGTTACCGGTGAAGAAAGTAATATGAAGCTCACTTATAAGGAAGATACTTATTTATTAGATAAGTTTTTTCAGTTAAGACAGAGCGAAGTCAACCCTAATAAAATAGATGATCATTTCTTTGCCCATAAAGTAGCTGTTATTTTTGGTGGAAGTTATGGCATTGGAGCAGAAATACTTCATTTATTGGAAGAGAAGCAAGTAAAAGTTTACAGTTTTTCCCGATCACAGACTAGTACGGATGTAGGAAATCGTGAAAATGTTTCGTCTGCCTTACAGCAGGTTTTTCAAAAAGAAGGACGAATAGATTTTGTAATTAATACAGCTGGTATTTTAAATAAAGAGCCTTTAGTTGCTACTGATTATTCGACTATTGTGTCGGCTGTTCAGACGAATTATATGGGAACAGTACATGTAGCCATTGAGTCTTTCCCTTATTTGAAGGAGACAAGAGGAAAACTGGTATTTTTCACTTCGAGTTCTTATACCCGAGGGCGTGCTTTTTATAGCATATATTCTTCAACGAAAGCAGCTATCGTTAATTTTGTCCAGGCTATATCTCAGGAGTGGGAAGGGTTTGGTATTTCTGTTAACTGTATTAATCCAGAAAGAACAAAAACTCCCATGAGGATACATAATTTTGGTATTGAGCCTGATGATACGTTACTTTCAGCTAAGCAAGTTGCTGAGGCAACTCTAAGTACGCTGGCATCAGATTATACTGGGCAAGTCATAGATGTAAAAAGAGAAATGTTATGAATAATCCGTTTTTAACAGACTACGTAAAACAGAATCTGAGAGCTTGTCAGCTTAAACAGTTATCTATACTTGAAGAAATAGATCGGATCTGCAAAAAACATAAAATTGATTATTGGTTGGATGGTGGTAGTCTATTAGGTGCTGTCAGACACAAAGGATTTATTCCATGGGATGATGATATTGACATAGCCATGCGCTTGGAAGATATGCGACGTTTTATCAGAATTGCTCCGCAGGAATTACGTGAAGGATTATTTTTACAGACGAAAGACAGTGATCCCTCGAATAATAAACCGATCGTTAAAGTCCGTGACCTGAACTCGTTCTTTGTTGAGGAAGGCGATGATTTTCATTTAGATTACCAGAAAGGAGTTTTTGTGGATATATTCCCATTTGTCGATTATCCGAGTATTCCTAAAAGTTGGGTGAAAAAATTGGCACGAGGCTATTCTGTCAGTAACTCTATTTTGCATACCAAGCATTATTATTCGTTTCGTTCCTTTTTCGAATTTTTCTGGTTTGGCCTGAAATGTATTATTATCGGAGCCTTGTGGAAGTTTATCAATTTATTTGTAAGTAAGCGTACTTATATCTCAAATGTATTGAATAATAATGGTTACGGCATTATGCACCGTCAAGATTCCATATTCCCTATAGGTGAGATAGAATTTGAAGGCAAGCGTTTTAAAGCTCCCTGTAATCCGGATGCTTATTTGACTGATTTATATAAGAACTACATGGAAATACCGCCTGAAAATAAACGTATTGTTCATGCGATCTATTTTCATACTGAATTGATAGAATCATGAAACCTGCATTAGTTGATGTCGCTGTACTGATTTTGTTCTTCAACCGGCCGGAGCCTTTATCTCAGGTTTTTGAGCAGGTGAAGAAGGCATGTCCTTCTAAGTTGTTTTTATATCAGGACGGACCACGGAATGAAAAAGATATGCCCGGAATTTTAGCTTGTCGGGAAATTGTATCAGCTGTTGATTGGGAATGCGAAGTACATCAATGGTTTCAAGAAAAAAATCAGGGTTGTGATCCTTCAGAATATCTTTCTCAAAAATGGGCTTTTTCATTTGTTGATAAATGTATCGTATTAGAGGATGATGATGTACCTTCCTTGTCATTCTTCCCTTTTTGTAAGGAATTGTTGGATAGGTATGAGCATGACACTCGTATCTGCATGATTGCCGGATTTAATCCAGAGGAAGTTACTCCACATGTTACATCTGATTATTTCTTTTCAACAACATTTTCCATCTGGGGATGGGCAAGCTGGAGGCGTGTGATCGATCAGTGGGATGAGCAATATTCTTTTCTGGATGATCCGGAGAATATGGGATTGCTGAAAAATCTTATTGCCGCAAGAAATTATAGAGACGATTTTATTTATATGTGTCAACGGCATCGTGAACATGGGAAAGCTTATTATGAAACGATTTTTCAAGCAGCTAATTTCTTTCAGTCGGGGTTGAGTATCGTTCCTACAAAAAATATGATAAATAATTTGGGGGCAATAGCTGATTCAACCCATTTCAAAGGCTCTATCCAAACCATGCCGAAGGGATATCGGCGTATATTTACGATGGATCGTTATGAGGTCAATTTCCCATTGAAGCATCCTCGTTATGTGATTGAGAATGTTGCCTACAAAGAAGCAGTGTATCGTATTATGGCTTGGAGACATCCTTGGATTAAAATAGGACGTTCATTTGAAGAACTTTATTTGAACCTACGTTATGGAAACTTTAGGCTAATATTAAAATCAATTCGTGATCGGATTGATAAATGGTTAGGAAAAGAAAAATGTAATTGATGAAATATGGGGAAATTATATATAATTGCTTATAGGAGTATTCCTTTTACTTACTTGTTTGGAGATGAGGAAAAACGGGGAAATATTGTTGTGATTGAGAATGGACTGGCTGCTCCTAAAAACCGTTTCCTTCAAATTACTCGTTTCCTATTTTGTGGAAAATGTTGGCTTCCTATCTTTATTTTGCAGTTGTGGTTCAAAAAATCATTTTTGATGCAGCTGAAAGAAATAAAAGAAGATGATACGTTATTACTTTTTGAAAGTATTAATTTGCGGGCTACGGGAATGTTGTATCATCTTTTACCTAAAAATTTAGTCAAATATAATTGGTTTGGAAATCCTATTTATCCACTTTTTAAAGGTAGAAATCCTCAACCATGTTTAGAAAAAATCAAAAAATTTGGATTCCAATTGGTAACTTTTGATCCGCAGGATGCTATTCGGTATGGAATGTCATATCATAATCAATTTTTGCGTTTCCCTAAGTCGGATGAATTAGCATGTAGGGTTGATATTGATTTTTTCTTTGCGGGAATTCCTAAGGATCGAGAACCTTATTTGTTAAGAATTAAGGCCTTCTTGGAAAGTAAAGGATATAAATGCTATTTCGTAATACCTCATTCCAGTAGTGAATATATTTCTTATGAAGAAAATCTGAGATACGTTGCTAGGAGTAGATGTATTGTTGATATTTATCAGAAAGGTCAATCGGGTATTACAAGGAGGCCTGTGGAGGCATTATTTTATAATAAGAAACTTATCACAAACAATCCAGAAATTCGGAATTATGATTTCTTTCATCCGAATAATATCTTTATCCTAGAAGGAGAAGATTTTGAAAAAATTCCAGCTTTTATGGAAAAACCTGTGTATGTACAGTCTGATTCGTTGAAGGCACAATATGATGTTAGTAGTTGGCTTTCTTTTTTCAAGGATAATATGTAATTAAGGAAACATTGTAGTTTTTGTAACTTATACTGTTTGAATGATTGGTAATGTTTTAGTGAATAAAAAATGGAAAAGAAAGTATCAGTAGTCATGTGTACCTATAATGGTGCCAAATATATACGTGAGCAATTAGATTCGATTATAAATCAGACTTATCCAATCTTTGAAATTATTATTCAAGATGATTGTTCTACGGATGAAACGGTAGAAATTATTAGGAAATATGCCGAGAGTAATAAGACTATTAAGCTGTTTGTGAATGAGAAACAAAAAGGTGTAACTTTAAATTTTATAACTGCTTTGCAAAGGGCAAGTGGTGATTTAATAGCTATATCGGATCAAGATGATATTTGGAATTTGGAAAAGATCGAGAAACAGGTTTCTTATTTGGTGCAGCAGAATGCTTTATTATGTTTCTCTTTAAGCAAGCCGTTTACTCTTGATTCCATTCCTTTAAATATCGACTTACGTGTTCCGAATTATGGACTTGAACGATTGATTTTTTATCCGGTTATTCCGGGTCATGCCATGCTTTTAGAGCGGGCAGTAATAGATTTATTACCTAAGGATTTTTTGCATAAACGCTCTTATGATGGTCAGATTGCAATTACTGCAAATGCTTATGGAAAAGTTGTTGTTCTAAATGAAACTTTAACAGCTCATCGCCGGCATTTAAATGCTGTATCTTATATTAAGCCAGAGAGCAATGAACGTTCCATAAATAAGCTGAATTCAACTTGCAAATGCAACAGAATTCTGATTAATAATTTGTTTAAATTTTTCGTTTGGCGTGAGGTATCCAAGTCTTTTACGAGGTCGATTATTGAGTTTATTTTCAATCCACTTAATCTGTTTGTTGGTTACTTCACTAAAGTCCTTACCCTTTGGGATATACTGCCTGATAAGCCCGTTGGTGTTTTCATTGGCACCACGTTCCCATGAGTGGTATGGTTTGCAAAAATAGAATTTTATTTCCAATTTTTGCGCAATTTCCTCGTGCTTTGCAAACTCCTTTCCATTGTCAGCCGTAATTGTGTGTATTAAGTTTTTCACTTTCCGCAGTGCCCATACTGCAATCTTAGCTACCGGGATGGCTTCTTTTCCCGACAACTTGCGTATCCAGACCCTGCTTGTTGCTCTGTCGTTAATGGTAAGAATGGCACCTTTGTGGTTCTTACCAATAATTGTATCTATCTCTAAATCACCAAATCTCTCCTTCAGTTCCACTATCTCGGGACGCTCATCAATATCCACCCTGCCTGGGATAAATCCTCGCCCTGCATTTTTAGAACCACGTTTGGCATACCTGCGACCTTGTCTGCGAAGATATTTGTGCAGTTTGCCACCCCGCCGCTTATCCTCCCAAATCCAGCGATATATCGTTTCGTGAGATACCATCGCAATTCCCTCCAAGCGGCTCCTGCCGACAATCTGCTCCGGGCTGAATCCTTTCTTCAACAGCTTTATTATCCGTTTTCTCATTGCCGGTGTAAGCACTTCCTTGCGATGTTTTTGCTGCTTGCGCCTGTCTGCTTTTCGCTGGGCAAGCTCCATGCTATAGCTACCACTTCGGGCGTCGCAATTGCGCTTTATCTCCCTGTAAACAGTGCTTTTATCTACTCCGATAGCTTCCGCTATTGCTTTTTTGCTCATCGGTATTTGCAACATCATAGAAATTGCATACCTTTGTTCCTCGGTTATATGTTTGCTCATCTGCAACTTTTTTTTCTTTGGACGGACAATTAAAGCAAAGATAGCAAACTTTATCCATTCAGAGTGAGAGAAAGGGGGACATTGTCTCTCTTTCCTCTCTGAAAAATAAATGTTTTTATTGCTTATTATCCGCACCCAAAAAGTTGCATTTATAAGTTGAACTCAAGTAATATAATACGATATCTCACATCTGCATTTAAAGGATATAAAAACAATGTGAAACTGCGTTGCGATTATATGAGAGACGTATATTTATATTTGCAGGAATTTCCTCAGCGGTCATCAAGTTTACAGGATGCTTTGCATTTGTCAGGGTTATTATCAGACAAATCGTTTATGAAGATGATAAAAGCTTCCTGCTTGTGCATAAAATTGAGAAATAAGATTTTTTATGCGAAAGAAAACAATGGTTTGGTTGCTGTGGTAAGAGCTGCCTTATGGCCGATTTTATGTTGTAAATATTATTCTAAGTAATGAAAATCCTCCTACTAAATACTTCTGCTCGGACTGGTGGGGCGGCGGTGGCTGCCAATCGTCTGAGAAAGGCTTTACAGAAGAAAGGAATAGACGTTTCGATGTTGGTACGCGACAAAGAAATAGCGGATGCTTCCATTTCTTCGGTGAGTACTACAGGGTGGAAGCGGAAAATGAACTTATTCCGTTTTTATTGGGAACGGCTGATTATCTTCTTGTGTAATCATCTGGATAAAAAAGAACTGTTTCGGGTGTCGATTGCCAATACAGGAACGGATATCAGTCATCATCCGCTGGTAAGACAGGCTGATATCATTCATTTGCATTGGATTAATCAGGGTTTTTTGTCGCTCTCAGATCTGCAGAAATTATTCCAGTTGGGTAAACCAATTGTGTGGACGATGCATGATATGTGGCCTTGTACGGGGATTTGCCATCATGCACGGGAGTGTTCTGCTTATCATGAGCAGTGTGGGGCTTGTTTTTATTTACATAGTACACAGCATACAGATTTGTCCACTCGTGTGTTTTTACAGAAAAACAAGGTTTATCACTCGGTTCCCATCACATTTGTAGGATGTAGCCGATGGCTGACAGAACGAGCCGCCCAAAGTGCTTTGTTGAAGGACAAACAAGTTATAAATATTCCTAATCCTCTGGATCTTTCTCTCTTTACTCCTAAGAATGTTTCAGATAGCAGAAAGTTGTTACATTTACCAGAAGATAAACATTTGATTTTATTCGGAGCCTTGAATGTAACGGATTCTAGGAAGGGAGTAGATTATCTGATTAAGGCATTGAGATTATTGTCTCGGAATGATATGGAATTGGTGGTATTCGGTCAGGTCAAACGGGAAATAAAGGATTTGGTTCCTGTTCCTATTCATTCGCTGGGATATTTGTCTGATGACAATCAGATTGTGGCATTGTATAATGCCGTTGATTTGTTCGTGACTTCTTCATTGGACGAGAATCTCCCCAACACCATCATGGAGGCAATGGCATGTGGAACTCCTTGTGTCGGGTTTCAGACAGGAGGGATACCGGAGATGATTGATCATCTGAAGAACGGGTATGTAGCCCGTTATCAAGATGCAGAGGATCTGGCTCAGGGAATTACGTGGGTTTTGGATCATCCTCATCCGCAACAATTGGCTGAGGCCTGTGTGGAGAAGGTAAAAACTCATTATTCGGAAGAGGTTATTGCCGGAAAATATATAGCTTTGTATCAGAAGCTGATGGATAAAGAAAAGATATGAAAGTCTCACGTGAATATATTTTACAAGCAGTCAAACAGACTTTACATTTGGTCGCACCGAATGCTAAGATAATTTTGTTTGGATCGAGAGCCAGGAATGATGCCCAGGAGGATTCAGACTGGGATTTGTTGATTCTCATCGAAAAAGATAAGATTCTGAATGATGATTTTGATAAAATAGCTTATCCGTTGATAGAGTTGGGTTGGGAGTTAGATGAGTATATTCATCCGATACTTTATACATTCAAGGATTGGAAGAAAAGGTGCTTTACTCCGTTTTATAAAAATATAGAAAAGGAAGGAATCGTTCTATGACATTAAGTATCGAAGAGAAGAAAGCTATTATTGCGTATCGTATTCAAAAGGCGTGGAACAGTATGCAGGAAGCGAAAGATAATGCTCAATTGAATCATTGGACTTTGGCTGCTTCCAGGTTATATTATGCCGCTTATTATATGGCTTCTGCCTTGTTGGTAGATAAAGGTATTGTTGCACGATCGCATTCAGGGATTATTCATATAATAGGTGCTGAATTCGTGAAAAACGGTCTCTTGTCAAAAGAAGATGGTAGACTTATTTCTCGTTTGTTTAATATGAGGCAATCGGGAGATTATGATGATTTATTTGATTGGACAGAGGAAGATGTCGCCCCTTTTTTTGAAAAGACGGAAGCTTTCATGAAACATGTATACGAATTGATTACATTGAAAGAATGAATAATGGGGAATAATACTGTCAAATTCACGATTATAACGATCACTTATAATGCGGCGCAGTGGCTGGAACGGACCATTCTGAGTATCTTGAGCCAGTCGTATGGGAATATTGAATATGTGATTATCGATGGGGCATCGACCGACGGAACCGTGGATATAATCCGTCAGTATGCTTCCGGGGTTTCTTTTTGGCTCAGTGAGCCGGACAAGGGACTGTATGATGCCATGAACAAGGGATTGCAGCATGCTACCGGTGATTATGTCTGGTTTATCAATGCCGGTGATACCCTGCCGAATGCGGATATTATACAACGGATTGTCCAGAAGATGGAAAAACGGAAACACTTGCCGGATGTTATCTATGGGGAGACGGCTATTGTAGATGCGCAGGGGAAGATGTTGGGCATGCGTCGCCTGCGTCCGCCCAAGAAGCTTTCGTGGAAGAGCTTCCGCATGGGAATGCTGGTCTGCCACCAGTCTTTTATTGCCCGGCGGGAAATCGCTCCCTTGTATGATCTGAATTACCGGTTGAGTGCGGATTACGACTGGTGTATCCGTTGCCTGAAGCAGGCACGATATGTGTACAATACGAATCTGATTCTCTCTAATTTTCTGGAAGCCGGGATGAGTACGCAACAAAGAAAAGCTTCTTTGAAGGAACGGTATGCCATCATGTGCAAATATTATGGTAAATTTGCCACCATACTATTGCATGGCTGGTTTGCCGTCCGTTTTTATACGGCCAAACTGTTCAAAGGAAGGGTATAGTTCAGATAGACGGAAATCGAAAATGATTCTCGTAGGAATCGAAAACGAAACTCTCGGGTTTTGAAATAGGAATTAATAACGAATGACGATATGCAGAAACTATTAAAAAATTGGGTTAAGCACATCGTGGCTATTCTGATCTTGCTGGTGGCTACGGTGGTTTATTTTTCTCCGTCGGTAATCGACGGGAAGGTCCTCCGACAGGGGGATGACATTAAGGCCTCCGGTATGGGAAACAGCCAGATGAAACAATATGAAGAAACAGCACAGCCGGGAGAATTCAGTGCCTGGTCGGATGCTATGTTCGGTGGTATGCCTTATGTGGCTACTTACGGAAATCCGGCTCCCGACCTGCCGCAATATAAGATTGTTGAGAAATTCTTTAAGTCGCTGAGTTATCGCGATGCTTCCATGGTCTTTACCGGACTGGTTTGTTTCTATCTGCTGATGTGTGTGATGGGCGCCAGCTGGTGGTTGGCTCTGGCAGGTGCGTTTGCCTTTGCTTTGGCTTCTTATAATCTGATTATCATCGAAGCCGGACATATCGTAAAGGGTTATGTGATTGCCTACATGCCGGTTACGTTGGCGGGTATGGCGCTTCTCTTTAAGCGGAAACATTTGTGGGGAGCGATTCTCTTCCTCTTGGGTGTTGCTTTATCGATTAGTAACAACCATATTCAGATTACGTATTATTTGTTTATCCTCTGCCTGTTTATCTACATTGGATTTTTGGTTTGGAAAATCAAGGAAAAAGATTGGGCTGAATTGGGAAAGGTAACCGGAATTATGGTGGCATGCGCGGTATTGGCTGTCCTTCCGGGTGTTAAAGGGTTGTACAGTAACTGGGAACTCGGACAACAGTCTATTCGTGGGGCTTCTGAACTGACACCTAAGCCTAATGCTGATGGCACAGTCGAGAAGAAATCAACCGGATTGGATAAAGATTATGCGTTTGCCTGGAGCTATGGAAAGATGGAATTGCTGACAACCCTGATCCCGAATGCCTACGGTGGTGGTTCTGGTGGTACGTTAGGACAGGATTCTGAGTTTTACAAGATGGCGAAAGCCGGAGGCATGAAGGTCGGAAAAGAGATACAGGCGCCTACGTATTGGGGAGACAAGAGTTTTACTTCAGGTCCGGTTTATTTCGGAGCTGTTGTCTGCTTCCTCTTTGTCTTGGGTATGTTTGTGGTTCGGAATCCGATGAAATGGTGGTTATTTGCCGGAGGTGCCTTTATGACGTTACTGGCACTCGGACGGAATCTGGACTGGTTTAACGACTTCATGTTCCATTATCTGCCTATGTACAACAAGTTCCGTACGGTCGAGATGGCCTTGGTTATTCCGGGACTGGTTGCTCCAATAATCGGAATCTGGGGACTGAAAGAAATCCTGCAGGAGAAGGCTTCGTATGAACAGGTGAAGAAAGGACTGATAGGAGCTCTGGTTATTACCGGCGGTCTTTCGCTGATTGTCTGGCTGATGCCGTCGTTGTTGCTTGATTTCCGTTCAGCTTACGATGCCCAGTATCAGTTGCCCGAACAGTTCTACAATGCCCTCTTGATGGACCGTGCGACCTTGGCTTCTGATGATGCCCTGCGTTCTTTGCTGTTTGTCCTGCTGAGTGCGGCTCTAGTGGCCTGGTTCATGGTGGCCAAGAACAAGAAAACAGTCGCTACGTGGGTGGGTATCGGTATGACCGTCCTGATCTTTGTCGATTTATGGACAGTCGACAAGCGTTATTTGAATGATAAGAATTTCTTCCCGAAGAAAGATATCCAGGCCACTTATCAGGAATCGGTATCCGATCAGGAAATTCTGAAGGATAAAGATAATTTCCGGGTATTGAATCTGAATAACCCTTTCCTCGAGACCAATACTTCCTATTATCATCATTCGATTGGCGGTTATCATGCAGCCAAGTTGAGGAGATACCAGGAATTGATTGACTATCGCTTGCAGAAGGAAATCAACTCCATCATCGCTTCGTTCCAGACAGCCAAGAGTGAGGCTGATTTCTGGACCGTTTTCCAGGCTTGTCCGACTTTGAATATGCTGAATACGCGCTACGTTGTTTACAATCCGGGACAGCCGCCTTTGTTGAATCCTTCGGCCGATGGAAATGCCTGGTTTGTAAAGAATATCAAAATCGTAGCGAATGCGGATGAAGAAATGGCCGCTTTGGATGAGATTGATCCGAAACAGACGGCAGTAGTTGATCAGCGTTTCGCTGCCCAGGTAGAAGGATTTACTCCACAGGCTGATTCGACAGCAACCATTCAGTTACAATCTTACCGGCCGAACAAGCTGGTTTACCAGTCGAAAGCCGCTACCGACCAGCTGGCTGTCTTCTCGGAAATCTATTACCAGCCGGGATGGAAGGCTACGGTCGACGGGAAACCGGTTGATCATTTACGGGTTGATTGGATTCTACGCGCCATGCGAGTACCTGCCGGGGAGCATGAAATCGTATTCGAATTCAAGCCCGAAGGCTATATAATCGCAGCCAATGTAGAAGCCTACAGCAGCTTCCTGATTTTAGTATTGCTGATTGTTGCTGTGGGTTATTCGTTATATACTTCTTATAAGAAGACGAAAGAAGAATAAATCTTTGGTACTTGTAAAAAAGTCGAGCTCACAAAGCGTTGGAATTTTCCTGGCTTTGTGAGCTCGTCTGTTTTTGTATAGTTAATATTTCAGTATTAGTCTGAACGTCAAGATTTAATACCGATAATGATCAGCCTTGTACGGTCCGTCTACCGGTACACCGATGTAATCGGCCTGTTTCTGGGTCAGTTTTGACAGCTTTACACCGATACGTTCCAGATGCAGGCGGGCTACTTCTTCGTCGAGGTGCTTCGGTAAACGATATACACCTACTTCGTACGGCTTCTGCCAGAGATCCATCTGAGCCAGTACCTGGTTGGTGAATGAGTTACTCATCACGAAAGAAGCATGTCCGGTAGCACATCCCAAGTTGACCAGACGGCCTTCTGCCAGCAAGAAGATGGAATGTCCGTCGGGGAATGTATATTTGTCGACCTGCGGCTTGATGTTGAGGCGTTTGATGCCGGGGAAAGTCACCAGCTTGTCTACCTGTATTTCGTTGTCGAAGTGACCGATGTTGCAGACAATCGCCTGGTCTTTCATCTGCTGCATATGCTCGATGGTGATGATGTCGCAGTTACCTGTCGTTGTCACAAAGATGTTTCCTTCTTTTACGGCTTCTTCCATCGTAGTGACTTCAAAGCCTTCCATGGCAGCCTGCAGGGCACAGATCGGGTCGATTTCCGTTACCAGTACACGGGCTCCGTAGGAACGCATCGAGTGCGAACAGCCTTTTCCTACATCACCGTAACCGGCTACGACAACTACTTTTCCGGCAATCATCACGTCGGTTGCCCGTTTGATACCGTCGGCCAGCGATTCCCGGCAGCCGTACAGGTTATCGAATTTTGACTTCGTTACCGAGTCGTTTACGTTGATGGCCGGAACCAGCAGCTCGCCCCGTTCCATCATCTGGTACAGGCGGTGAACACCGGTTGTCGTCTCTTCCGAAACACCTTTCATTTCTGCTACCGTATGATGCCAGCGCTGCGGGT is part of the Parabacteroides sp. AD58 genome and harbors:
- a CDS encoding HEPN domain-containing protein; this translates as MTLSIEEKKAIIAYRIQKAWNSMQEAKDNAQLNHWTLAASRLYYAAYYMASALLVDKGIVARSHSGIIHIIGAEFVKNGLLSKEDGRLISRLFNMRQSGDYDDLFDWTEEDVAPFFEKTEAFMKHVYELITLKE
- a CDS encoding glycosyltransferase family 2 protein — its product is MGNNTVKFTIITITYNAAQWLERTILSILSQSYGNIEYVIIDGASTDGTVDIIRQYASGVSFWLSEPDKGLYDAMNKGLQHATGDYVWFINAGDTLPNADIIQRIVQKMEKRKHLPDVIYGETAIVDAQGKMLGMRRLRPPKKLSWKSFRMGMLVCHQSFIARREIAPLYDLNYRLSADYDWCIRCLKQARYVYNTNLILSNFLEAGMSTQQRKASLKERYAIMCKYYGKFATILLHGWFAVRFYTAKLFKGRV
- a CDS encoding YfhO family protein; this translates as MQKLLKNWVKHIVAILILLVATVVYFSPSVIDGKVLRQGDDIKASGMGNSQMKQYEETAQPGEFSAWSDAMFGGMPYVATYGNPAPDLPQYKIVEKFFKSLSYRDASMVFTGLVCFYLLMCVMGASWWLALAGAFAFALASYNLIIIEAGHIVKGYVIAYMPVTLAGMALLFKRKHLWGAILFLLGVALSISNNHIQITYYLFILCLFIYIGFLVWKIKEKDWAELGKVTGIMVACAVLAVLPGVKGLYSNWELGQQSIRGASELTPKPNADGTVEKKSTGLDKDYAFAWSYGKMELLTTLIPNAYGGGSGGTLGQDSEFYKMAKAGGMKVGKEIQAPTYWGDKSFTSGPVYFGAVVCFLFVLGMFVVRNPMKWWLFAGGAFMTLLALGRNLDWFNDFMFHYLPMYNKFRTVEMALVIPGLVAPIIGIWGLKEILQEKASYEQVKKGLIGALVITGGLSLIVWLMPSLLLDFRSAYDAQYQLPEQFYNALLMDRATLASDDALRSLLFVLLSAALVAWFMVAKNKKTVATWVGIGMTVLIFVDLWTVDKRYLNDKNFFPKKDIQATYQESVSDQEILKDKDNFRVLNLNNPFLETNTSYYHHSIGGYHAAKLRRYQELIDYRLQKEINSIIASFQTAKSEADFWTVFQACPTLNMLNTRYVVYNPGQPPLLNPSADGNAWFVKNIKIVANADEEMAALDEIDPKQTAVVDQRFAAQVEGFTPQADSTATIQLQSYRPNKLVYQSKAATDQLAVFSEIYYQPGWKATVDGKPVDHLRVDWILRAMRVPAGEHEIVFEFKPEGYIIAANVEAYSSFLILVLLIVAVGYSLYTSYKKTKEE
- the ahcY gene encoding adenosylhomocysteinase, which gives rise to MSQLFPTDLPYKVADMSLAEFGRKEIEISEHEMPGLMALRKKYGDSKPLKGARITGSLHMTIQTAVLIETLVALGADVRWASCNIFSTQDHAAAAIAADGVPVFAWKGESLEEYWWCTEMALRFPGGKGPHLIVDDGGDASLLVHMGYRAENDPTTIQRKGSNHEEQCILDTLNRILKEDPQRWHHTVAEMKGVSEETTTGVHRLYQMMERGELLVPAINVNDSVTKSKFDNLYGCRESLADGIKRATDVMIAGKVVVVAGYGDVGKGCSHSMRSYGARVLVTEIDPICALQAAMEGFEVTTMEEAVKEGNIFVTTTGNCDIITIEHMQQMKDQAIVCNIGHFDNEIQVDKLVTFPGIKRLNIKPQVDKYTFPDGHSIFLLAEGRLVNLGCATGHASFVMSNSFTNQVLAQMDLWQKPYEVGVYRLPKHLDEEVARLHLERIGVKLSKLTQKQADYIGVPVDGPYKADHYRY